In Lysinibacillus sp. FSL M8-0337, the following proteins share a genomic window:
- a CDS encoding transglutaminase domain-containing protein: MWKKLAIIVIFIVFMEPIYTAGKATVKQVVTWANNDDIETMLLATKEKIVDVTTKFSEDASIQTANPEDVKNQELAVTAPVVQQPETKLVVTNAKEMADAMYAYYSSFSPSFEIQYKGSTQRIEKIVEEAYDSAIKRDDYVYGHISKHSIRFEYGKKTAKIFGEQSYLMTPEQAAYVEMNAQEIVATIAKNAKTDVEKIKAVNDYIVANTAYTEQTKSSPHSAYTVLAEHGGVCQGYALLAHSMLQKLGFETKYIVGYVGQEGHAWNLVKLDGQWYHLDTTWNDPVPDRKGAIRYQYFLVDDRTMARDHTWIADDYPKATSTAYSYYQDIDFPAQVGNQLFYSSISDDNRLYVLDMTTGKAQRVTKTRAQYIVYADGWLYFSNYSHGAYLTKIRPDGSGEQLLNKEDTKDLFIKDGYLYFMTNELKKMQL; this comes from the coding sequence TTGTGGAAGAAGCTAGCGATTATAGTAATATTTATCGTTTTTATGGAACCAATCTATACAGCGGGTAAAGCGACAGTTAAGCAAGTCGTAACTTGGGCAAATAATGATGACATCGAAACGATGCTACTAGCAACAAAAGAAAAAATTGTTGATGTTACCACCAAATTTTCAGAAGATGCCTCAATTCAAACAGCCAACCCTGAAGATGTAAAGAACCAAGAGCTAGCGGTCACTGCTCCAGTTGTACAGCAGCCTGAAACAAAGCTTGTTGTTACTAATGCGAAGGAAATGGCGGATGCAATGTACGCCTACTATAGTAGTTTTTCGCCTAGCTTTGAAATTCAATATAAAGGAAGTACGCAACGAATCGAGAAAATTGTGGAGGAGGCTTATGATAGTGCCATTAAACGAGACGATTATGTCTATGGTCATATTAGTAAGCATTCCATACGCTTTGAATATGGTAAAAAAACAGCTAAGATTTTTGGAGAACAAAGCTATTTAATGACACCGGAGCAAGCGGCTTATGTAGAGATGAATGCGCAAGAGATCGTTGCTACGATTGCAAAAAACGCGAAAACGGATGTAGAAAAGATTAAAGCAGTAAATGATTATATAGTAGCCAATACAGCTTATACTGAGCAAACAAAGTCAAGCCCACATAGTGCCTATACGGTGCTGGCCGAGCATGGTGGTGTTTGTCAGGGCTATGCGTTATTAGCACACTCAATGCTGCAAAAACTTGGTTTCGAGACAAAATATATTGTGGGCTATGTCGGCCAAGAAGGCCATGCTTGGAATTTAGTAAAACTCGACGGTCAATGGTATCATCTTGATACAACGTGGAATGATCCGGTGCCTGATCGTAAAGGGGCTATAAGGTATCAATATTTTTTAGTGGATGATCGCACGATGGCACGCGATCACACATGGATAGCGGACGATTATCCGAAAGCAACAAGTACCGCTTATAGCTATTATCAAGATATTGATTTTCCTGCACAGGTAGGAAATCAACTATTCTATAGCAGTATTTCTGATGACAATAGATTATATGTGCTTGATATGACTACCGGCAAAGCACAGCGTGTTACGAAAACGCGTGCCCAATATATCGTTTATGCAGATGGATGGCTATACTTTAGTAATTATTCACATGGTGCTTATTTAACGAAAATTCGCCCCGATGGAAGCGGCGAACAACTGCTAAATAAGGAAGACACGAAAGATTTATTTATTAAGGACGGTTATTTATATTTCATGACGAATGAACTAAAGAAAATGCAACTATAA